One part of the Syntrophorhabdales bacterium genome encodes these proteins:
- a CDS encoding glycosyltransferase family 1 protein, producing MIRVLYDAAVLGAGHHDPRSRTGVFRVTESVALELLAHPVECELIFYASRNQIDTIEYMASEPRFRGVHFSPSRTWKNVHDLWRKFDRKGRETQPGLPGFLLRYMGSSLTRVSSKFLGSILVVDQKSLRRAEVYHSTFYPFDYRVKRLTHIKRFLTVYDLIPILFPQFFKTKTDAMLVRAFNDISHDGWALCISQSTKNDLCNYLKGFDPSRAFVTYLGASEDFYPCTDAARLASVRAKYAIPDAPYMLTLSTLEPRKNIHTVIRCFARTVLEAKIDELLLVLVGTKGWDYGKVFEELDRYPALKKRIILTGYVDLEDLAPLYSGALAFIYPSFYEGFGLPPLEAMKCGTPVITSNTSSLPEVVGDAGVMVSPTDEDALCQAMLNMFQDAALRARMSERSRERAALFSWEKCVEETIKAYRVALGS from the coding sequence ATGATCCGGGTACTTTATGATGCGGCAGTTCTGGGTGCAGGTCACCATGATCCGAGGTCAAGAACCGGAGTCTTCAGGGTTACCGAGAGCGTGGCCCTTGAGCTTCTTGCACATCCTGTTGAATGCGAGCTAATCTTCTATGCCAGCCGGAATCAGATCGATACGATCGAGTACATGGCCTCCGAGCCGCGATTCAGAGGTGTTCACTTCTCACCATCCCGCACCTGGAAAAACGTTCACGACCTTTGGCGAAAGTTCGATAGGAAGGGCCGTGAGACACAGCCCGGATTGCCGGGTTTTCTCTTGCGATACATGGGGTCCTCGCTCACGCGTGTGTCTTCCAAATTTCTTGGCTCGATCCTGGTGGTCGATCAGAAAAGTCTTCGGAGAGCAGAGGTTTACCACTCTACTTTTTATCCCTTCGATTACCGGGTGAAGCGCTTGACTCATATCAAGAGGTTCCTCACCGTGTACGACCTGATCCCTATCCTTTTCCCCCAGTTCTTCAAGACAAAGACAGACGCCATGCTTGTGAGGGCATTCAACGACATCAGCCACGATGGCTGGGCTCTTTGTATCTCTCAATCTACCAAGAATGACCTCTGCAACTACCTGAAAGGTTTTGATCCATCCCGGGCCTTCGTGACGTACCTTGGAGCGTCAGAGGACTTCTATCCGTGTACAGATGCGGCAAGGCTCGCATCCGTCCGGGCCAAATACGCTATCCCGGATGCGCCGTATATGCTCACCCTCAGCACACTGGAACCACGGAAAAATATTCATACCGTGATCAGGTGTTTTGCCAGAACAGTGCTGGAGGCAAAGATTGACGAACTGCTGCTGGTGCTGGTAGGAACAAAGGGTTGGGATTACGGAAAGGTTTTTGAGGAATTGGACCGGTATCCGGCCTTGAAAAAACGTATCATCCTTACCGGGTATGTGGACCTCGAAGACCTCGCCCCGCTTTATAGCGGTGCACTCGCGTTTATCTATCCTTCTTTCTATGAGGGCTTCGGGTTGCCGCCTCTGGAGGCGATGAAGTGCGGCACGCCCGTGATCACTTCTAACACCTCCTCTCTGCCGGAAGTGGTCGGCGACGCAGGAGTGATGGTTTCGCCCACCGACGAAGACGCACTCTGTCAGGCAATGCTCAACATGTTCCAGGACGCAGCACTTCGGGCCCGTATGTCCGAGCGTTCACGCGAAAGAGCGGCTCTATTCAGCTGGGAGAAATGTGTGGAAGAAACCATCAAGGCATACAGGGTAGCTCTCGGCAGTTAG
- a CDS encoding glycosyltransferase family 1 protein gives MNQKPLRILIDAQMPGDGSRGGVQQFTASLIRALGQLEEGSEEYIVIGPSRDSDWLRPIIGRNQHLVTAPPPPFYSPEHVKRMLGDLRQPLERIYRNLQKLAQRPILSGQVPKSTGFHESLGGDLLHFPYQDFVHTKMRTIYNPHDVQHLHFPKFFTKQEFALRELIWRAGCAYSEAVVTESVWIKEDIRQRYGLEEKKMYAILWGSPTEHYEPVTQDILSETKKKFRLDAPFALYPAQTWAHKNHKRLLDAFALLKKEKGFDLKLVCTGSKNFYWSDIRAHLDQLGLADRVSFPGFVSSVELRALYRLASFMVFPSLFEGGGFPILEAFREGVPVATSSVTSIPEYAGDAALFFDPNSVESIASALERMHADAALRADLAKRGSERIKLFSWDRTARAYRAVYRKVAGQTLRDEEELLLQSGHIGVNSRATE, from the coding sequence ATGAATCAGAAACCTTTGCGCATTCTGATAGATGCCCAGATGCCCGGTGACGGGAGCAGGGGCGGAGTACAACAGTTTACGGCGAGCCTCATCCGCGCCCTCGGCCAGCTTGAAGAAGGCTCGGAAGAGTACATCGTGATAGGTCCGTCACGGGACAGCGACTGGCTGCGTCCCATCATCGGCCGCAATCAGCATCTCGTTACCGCACCCCCACCCCCCTTCTACAGTCCTGAACACGTGAAGCGCATGCTCGGGGATCTGCGTCAGCCCCTGGAACGGATCTACAGGAACCTCCAGAAACTGGCGCAGAGACCCATACTGTCAGGTCAGGTTCCGAAATCAACGGGTTTTCACGAATCTTTGGGGGGTGATCTTCTCCATTTCCCCTACCAGGACTTCGTACATACCAAAATGAGGACGATATACAATCCGCACGATGTGCAGCACTTACATTTTCCCAAGTTTTTTACCAAGCAGGAGTTTGCGTTGCGAGAGCTCATCTGGCGGGCCGGATGTGCATACTCAGAAGCGGTTGTCACCGAATCCGTGTGGATCAAGGAAGACATCAGGCAAAGGTACGGCCTCGAAGAGAAAAAGATGTACGCAATCCTCTGGGGATCGCCCACAGAACACTATGAACCGGTCACTCAGGATATACTTTCCGAGACAAAAAAGAAGTTCCGACTGGATGCTCCGTTTGCCCTCTATCCGGCCCAAACGTGGGCCCACAAGAACCATAAGCGTCTTCTTGATGCCTTTGCCCTGTTGAAGAAGGAAAAAGGTTTTGATCTGAAGCTTGTGTGCACCGGGAGCAAGAATTTCTACTGGTCGGATATACGAGCCCACCTCGACCAGTTGGGGCTCGCTGATCGCGTATCCTTTCCCGGCTTCGTATCTTCCGTTGAATTAAGGGCTCTCTACCGGCTGGCCAGCTTCATGGTCTTTCCGAGCCTTTTCGAGGGAGGCGGCTTTCCCATTCTGGAGGCCTTCAGGGAAGGCGTGCCTGTCGCCACCTCGAGCGTCACTTCCATTCCTGAGTACGCAGGAGATGCCGCCCTCTTCTTCGACCCCAACTCTGTGGAGTCTATTGCCTCGGCCCTTGAACGTATGCACGCAGATGCGGCGCTCAGGGCGGACCTCGCGAAAAGAGGCTCGGAAAGAATAAAGCTCTTCTCATGGGACAGGACAGCGCGGGCGTACCGGGCCGTGTATCGCAAGGTGGCAGGGCAAACATTACGTGACGAGGAAGAACTGCTGTTACAGAGTGGGCACATAGGCGTCAACAGCAGAGCAACAGAGTAA